In Glandiceps talaboti chromosome 14, keGlaTala1.1, whole genome shotgun sequence, a single genomic region encodes these proteins:
- the LOC144445750 gene encoding uncharacterized protein LOC144445750: MKSHRRPNWMSRRMTLKSPRSLVQLPRIRRSWFCFIFFGTIFWTSVTYLCFSKILPSVPAMLSDETGVYPHGKTIRDNPDPDNIPIDLFGPLNSVKREPPNELRTNNKYLIPILLGNQGLNNQMIGFKMSVAVAMYSNRTLVLAPFFDELKNSVRVRNIQEVIDLEHFRSLLPTISMQDFSKKCNGQVEVLFSGINMSNALTSEQYNSYLTSVNSKVTMYKNLTQIEIRDFDKDRGVLIELPSNLADGEHSLKTFRAKGLFESDANCVGLVYPYGLMVRFYYYDYVTIFAQYLRRPPDIRQMADSFIWEVINSRNFLGIHWRFDEAWKRTWCNNGVIDNNVRNNCQLLLKTDERSMVSHILNVMKEHSIFSVYLATPPNTQDKFVQELKKEVPNVYSRDDLLGISILGLDFDLDDNFRLSLLEQEICAKSAVFIGSRMSAWSDIVSEDRNYKNRQYMPDIFKTT; encoded by the exons ATGAAGTCTCACCGGCGACCGAATTGGATGTCACGGCGGATGACACTCAAATCCCCGCGATCGTTGGTTCAACTCCCAAGGATACGACGGAGTTGGTTTTGCTTCATATTCTTTGGGACTATATTCTGGACTTCAGTCACGTATTTATGTTTTTCAAAGATTTTACCCTCTGTACCTGCAATGTTGTCAGACGAAACAGGTGTGTACCCACACGGTAAAACTATAAGAGATAACCCAGACCCGGACAATATCCCAATTGATTTGTTCGGGCCACTTAATTCTGTGAAAAGAGAACCGCCAAACGAACTGAGGACAAACAATAAATATCTCATTCCGATTTTACTTGGAAACCAGGGTCTCAATAATCAAATGATCGGTTTTAAAATGTCAGTTGCTGTTGCCATGTACTCGAACAGAACTCTGGTTTTAGCACCATTTTTTGATGAGCTGAAAAACTCAGTGCGCGTGCGCAACATTCAGGAAGTCATCGACCTGGAACATTTCAGGTCGCTTCTTCCAACTATTTCAATGCAGGACTTCAGTAAGAAGTGCAATGGTCAAGTTGAAGTTCTTTTTAGTGGAATCAACATGTCGAACGCTCTGACGTCAGAACAGTATAACTCCTACCTAACATCCGTCAACTCAAAAGTCACGATGTATAAAAATTTGACACAAATTGAAATTCGGGATTTTGACAAAGACAGAGGTGTGTTGATAGAGTTGCCTAGCAACCTAGCGGATGGCGAACATTCATTGAAAACATTCCGTGCTAAAGGATTATTTGAGTCTGATGCTAACTGCGTAGGTTTGGTCTATCCGTACGGTTTAATGGTGCGATTCTATTATTACGACTATGTCACCATTTTCGCGCAATATTTGAGAAGGCCACCAGATATACGACAGATGGCGGATTCCTTTATATGGGAAGTTATCAATTCCAGGAATTTCCTTGGGATACATTGGCGATTTGATGAAGCCTGGAAAAGAACATG GTGCAACAACGGAGTCATCGACAACAATGTACGAAATAACTGCCAGCTGCTTTTGAAGACCGATGAGAGATCGATGGTGTCTCATATACTGAATGTCATGAAAGAACATTCCATTTTCTCTGTATACCTGGCCACACCACCAAACACACAG GACAAGTTTGTACAAGAGTTAAAGAAAGAAGTTCCTAACGTGTACAGTCGAGATGATCTACTGGGTATTTCAATACTAGGTTTAGATTTTGACCTCGATGATAACTTTCGTCTATCCCTCCTAGAACAGGAAATTTGTGCTA AGTCGGCAGTTTTTATTGGTAGTCGCATGTCAGCGTGGTCCGATATTGTCTCTGAAGACAGGAATTACAAGAATCGTCAGTATATGCCAGATATTTTCAAAACCACGTGA
- the LOC144445919 gene encoding putative transmembrane protein 244, giving the protein MTVSTGRIFLNIVVCLFSFYAVFYIAATVVFGVFRLESFDGTIPFHYESFDDKFYQLVPFNQSAWTSQPFLSDIIALESTYIFTTWIFLIYLDSWIWDYGLTITVIHCAIVCAVNLTFPLVWEWWVCVLIGLVLMIILGESISACCRCRKKGQFSPNEDSK; this is encoded by the exons ATGACAGTTTCTACcggt AGAATTTTCCTCAATATTGTGGTATGTCTGTTCTCGTTCTATGCTGTTTTCTACATCGCTGCAACTGTCGTATTCGGTGTATTCAG ACTTGAGTCTTTTGATGGTACAATTCCATTCCATTATGAAAGTTTTGATGATAAATTCTACCAGTTGGTACCTTTCAATCAATCAGCATGGACAAGTCAACCTTTTCTTA GTGATATTATAGCTCTAGAATCAACGTATATATTTACTACATGgatatttttgatatatttagacAGTTGGATTTGGGACTATGGTTTGACTATAACTGTCATTCATTGTGCAATAGTATGTGCAG TAAACCTAACATTTCCACTGGTATGGGAATGGTGGGTGTGTGTTCTCATAGGACTGGTACTAATGATTATTTTAGGAGAGTCTATCAGTGCCTGCTGTAGGTGCAGAAAAAAAGGACAATTCTCACCCAATGAAGACTCCAAATAA
- the LOC144445549 gene encoding uncharacterized protein LOC144445549 has product MERMSVCVILSRRRKYLGVFALFLVCTVLCNITWYFAMSYLWNGDDVRKLVLRELRKSKGVIYTSSLEETSLDYFYHQTTLENKVVSMTTTSRKEERVNYLVPILLGNQGPNNQLQSLKLSAVIAAHRDRVLVRTPFFDHFTNKKDHARLFNETLDVRLFNKLLPTASIEEYNRHCNGRIDAVFNGANWSNDAPEEVYKKTIKWANDKMKEWAQHTGIQVPDMLSEPDRVINLPDDVPDGYKPLRKVINKEGMFDSSLRCVGIVYPYGLLGRFYYHDYVPVLSGYVTRPPEVRKLAGQVIRHVLDRRRYLCFHWRYNKEWRDQWCFKNSPKQMEMCRRLNNTDSNTITDVVQDMMDVSNLEVVYLATPVSTQDKLVIELLRKIPNLYTRDDVLESPLMAVHSKSLSRDNYKLSLLEQEICSRSTVFLASRMSSWSTIVDEDRKNRDVIYVPDVLLKNKTSQL; this is encoded by the exons ATGGAgaggatgtctgtctgtgtgattCTTTCCAGGAGAAGAAAATATCTCGGCGTATTTGCTCTGTTTCTCGTCTGTACGGTACTATGTAACATTACTTGGTACTTTGCTATGTCTTATCTATGGAACGGAGACGACGTGAGAAAATTAGTTTTACGCGAACTCCGCAAATCGAAAGGTGTTATATATACATCATCTTTAGAGGAAACCTCCTTGGACTACTTCTATCATCAAACTACTCTAGAGAACAAAGTGGTTTCCATGACGACAACATCCAGAAAAGAGGAACGAGTAAATTATCTTGTACCAATTTTGTTGGGAAACCAAGGCCCAAATAATCAGCTGCAAAGTTTAAAATTATCAGCTGTCATAGCAGCACATAGAGATAGAGTGTTAGTAAGGACGCCATTTTTTGACcattttacaaacaaaaaagaCCATGCCAGATTGTTCAATGAAACACTAGATGTCAGATTATTTAATAAGTTGCTACCAACGGCAAGCATAGAGGAgtacaacagacactgtaatgGTAGGATAGATGCTGTATTCAACGGAGCCAACTGGAGTAACGATGCACCAGAGGAAGTTTACAAAAAGACTATCAAATGGGCTAACGATAAAATGAAGGAGTGGGCTCAACATACGGGAATCCAAGTACCTGATATGTTGAGTGAACCTGATCGGGTCATCAATTTACCCGATGATGTACCAGACGGGTACAAGCCACTAAGGAAAGTGATAAACAAGGAAGGAATGTTTGACTCCAGTCTGAGATGTGTAGGAATTGTTTACCCATATGGTCTGCTTGGACGATTCTATTACCATGACTACGTGCCAGTCTTATCAGGTTATGTTACACGCCCTCCAGAAGTAAGAAAATTGGCTGGCCAAGTGATCCGACATGTATTGGATAGAAGGAGATATCTGTGTTTTCATTGGCGATACAACAAAGAATGGCGGGACCAATG GTGTTTTAAAAATTCCCCCAAACAAATGGAAATGTGTCGACGGCTGAATAATACAGATAGCAATACAATTACAGATGTCGTTCAGGACATGATGGACGTGTCAAATCTCGAAGTTGTATATTTAGCAACGCCTGTCAGTACACAG GATAAATTAGTCATTGAATTGTTAAGGAAAATACCAAACTTATATACTCGTGATGATGTCTTGGAATCACCACTGATGGCGGTACACAGTAAATCTCTTAGCAGGGACAATTATAAACTATCTTTATTGGAACAAGAAATATGCTCAC ggtCTACTGTATTCCTCGCTAGTCGTATGTCATCCTGGTCAACCATTGTGGATGAAGACCGGAAGAACCGTGACGTCATTTACGTACCTGATGTGTTGTTGAAGAACAAGACGTCACAACTTTAA